AGGGAATTACTTAGAGGCTTCCGCTTCTAGCATGATTGTGTATGCTATGGCAAAAGGTATTCGATTAGGCGTATTAGAGGCTAGTTGGTACGAACCGTTAGATCTCGCCTTCCAAGGACTTATCTCAGAGTTTGTTCTTGAGACCAAAGAAGGATGGGTCAATTTAAATAAGAATTGCCAAGTAGCAGGGTTAGGTGGAGCAGATCAACGCGACGGCACGTTCGCTTATTACATTAGTGAGCCTATTGTTACTAACGACCAAAAGGGTGTCGGTGCTTTCTTGCAAGCCTGTGTGGAGTACGAACAATTAAGAGGCTGGATCTGATATAGAATAGGAGTGCTATAAAATGTCCGTATATAATATTGAGGATTTTGGGGCGCTTAAGAATAGCGGGATGTTAGCGACAGAGGCGATTGCGCATGCGATTGAAGCGGCAAGTGAGGCTGGTGGAGGAACCGTTTATGTGCCAGCAGGTACTTTCTATACGGGTGCGATTGTTATGAAAAGCAATATTGAATTAAATTTAAATCCAGGAGCGATTCTTTCATTCAGTACGAATTCGGTGAATTATCCTGCGGTGGAATGCAGATGGGAAGGGGTGAAGCAGCAGGTTCATACGCCTTGTATTCATGGCAAAGGTTTAGTCAATATATCGATCACCGGAAACGGAACTATTAATGGTAATGGCAAAGCATGGTGGGATGTATTTCGGAACCGCCCTGAAGAGCTCAAGTACCCCCGTCCGACTTTGATTGGATTTGATAGCTGTCAGCGGGTAACGATTAAGGATGTCTCGCTAGTGAATTCTCCAAGCTGGACCGTTAATCCTGTGGGCTGCTACAATGTGACGATTGATAATCTGTCTATTTTGAACCCGGCTGATTCTCCGAATACAGATGGTATTAATCCAGAATCTTGTACGAATGTTCGGATTAGTAACTGTAATATTGATGTAGGTGATGACTGCATTGCTATCAAAGCGGGAACTGAAGATACGAAAGAGCGCATTCCATGCGAGAATATTACGATCACCAATTGTACCATGGTTCATGGACATGGGGGAGTTGTACTCGGAAGTGAAATGAGCGGAGATATTCGTAATGTAACCATTAGTAACTGTGTATTCAAACAAACCGATCGTGGCATACGAATGAAATCAAGACGTGGACGAGGAGGGACGATTGAAGATATTCGGATCAGTAATATTGTAATGGAAGACGTCATTTGTCCGTTCACACTAAATCTATACTATTTCTGTGGACCTCGCGGGAAAGAGAAGTATGTGTG
This genomic stretch from Paenibacillus sp. FSL H7-0737 harbors:
- a CDS encoding glycoside hydrolase family 28 protein codes for the protein MSVYNIEDFGALKNSGMLATEAIAHAIEAASEAGGGTVYVPAGTFYTGAIVMKSNIELNLNPGAILSFSTNSVNYPAVECRWEGVKQQVHTPCIHGKGLVNISITGNGTINGNGKAWWDVFRNRPEELKYPRPTLIGFDSCQRVTIKDVSLVNSPSWTVNPVGCYNVTIDNLSILNPADSPNTDGINPESCTNVRISNCNIDVGDDCIAIKAGTEDTKERIPCENITITNCTMVHGHGGVVLGSEMSGDIRNVTISNCVFKQTDRGIRMKSRRGRGGTIEDIRISNIVMEDVICPFTLNLYYFCGPRGKEKYVWDKNPYPITDETPCFRRIHFANITARNVHASAGFLYGLAEQYVSEITFTNIDISMAHNAVPGHPDMMTGIENMNNRGFFLGNARDVQFHQVSIENHEGPAFYIENGEAIEIMNCHSKNTSKPEKLVEQVTISPTEQNVCP